One Ricinus communis isolate WT05 ecotype wild-type chromosome 2, ASM1957865v1, whole genome shotgun sequence DNA segment encodes these proteins:
- the LOC8281701 gene encoding protein FAM91A1 isoform X3, protein MWKLNKSIAKELLPTQPVDFAIEPWWGVCLVNFTLEEFKKLSEEEMATIDKVCKEEANAFILFDPEIVKGLYRRGLIYFDVPVYTDDRFKVSRLEGFVSNRDQSYEDPIEELLYAVFVVSSENATVAELATTLQADLSQLQAAASFACRLGWAEKLIDPGSILQDTSIPGSLSDEEDGARASISSANMFIDGDTTQQGDTSGIENYGPRSSHTRVAFIVDANITSYLMMGSVSPGLKSHAVTLYEAGKLGHASIADLCKDLSTLEGAKFEGELQEFANHAFSLRCILECLLSGGIATDAQVEEICNTMGTLSSSNDDTVSLVAGISSTDKSENSGAYEDIDYSMNSGMSQDDSNLAEPVSGTTGDETSAVLTEDSNSLREVSKSDQGILIDEKLVPVEGPDGGRGTLRRKRKYRVDILRCESLAALAPATLDRLFLRDYDIAVSIIPLPHSAVLPGPKGPIHFGPPCHSSLTPWMKLVLYSTVGSGPLSVVLMKGQCLRLLPAPLAGCEKALIWSWDGSTIGGLGGKFEGNLVKGGVLLHCLNSLLKYSAVLVQPLSRYDLDKSGRVITMDIPFPLNNSDGSIACLENERVLSEKENLKLNSVLTQMTNKLGLSTIGYVRMLKLFNERESDHFAPDDERFEWVPLSVEFGMPLFSPKLCNNICRRVVSSELLQSDSFSGHHEAMQGLRKRLRDICAEYQSTGPAAKLLYQKERSKDSSRQLMNYASGRWNPLVDPSSPISGALSEHQRLKLAIRQRCRTEVLSFDGSILRSYALTPVYEAATRPIEETPLPNTVKLDPDEADSKEVILPGVNLIFDGAELHPFDIGACLQARQPISLIAEAAAVSASAAIK, encoded by the exons ATGTGGAAGCTGAACAAATCAATTGCCAAAGAACTTCTACCTACACAGCCCGTCGACTTTGCAATTGAGCCATGGTGGGGAGTCTGTCTTGTCAACTTTACCCTAGAAGAATTTAAG AAACTctcagaagaagaaatggcaACAATAGATAAAGTTTGCAAGGAGGAAGCAAATGCATTTATCCTATTTGATCCCGAGATTGTGAAAGGTTTATATCGACGGGGACTAATCTATTTTGATGTGCCTGTCTACACTGATGACCGCTTCAAAG TTTCCAGGCTTGAAGGGTTTGTTTCAAATAGGGATCAGTCTTATGAAGATCCTATCGAGGA GTTACTCTATGCAGTTTTTGTTGTTTCTAGCGAGAATGCTACTGTTGCTGAGCTGGCAACAACATTGCAGGCCGACCTTTCTCAACTGCAGGCTGCTGCATCCTTTGCTTGCCGACTGGGATGGGCAGAGAAATTGATTGATCCAGGATCTATTCTTCAAGATACAAGCATACCTGGCTCTCTCAGTGATGAAGAAGATGGCGCCCGTGCTAGTATAAGCTCAGCAAATATGTTCATTGATGGTGATACTACTCAACAAGGAGATACTTCTGGAATAGAAAACTATGGGCCACGTTCTAGCCATACTCGTGTTGcttttattgttgatgctaATATAACATCCTATCTTATGATGGGATCTGTTTCACCAG GCTTGAAATCTCATGCTGTAACGTTATATGAGGCAGGGAAATTAGGTCATGCTAGCATTGCAGATCTTTGCAAGGATCTGAGTACATTAGAGGGTGCAAAATTTGAGGGAGAATTGCAAGAATTTGCAAATCATGCCTTTAGCCTCCGTTGTATCCTGGAATGCCTCCTATCAGGTGGAATTGCTACCGATGCACAAGTGGAAGAAATTTGCAATACGATGGGCACATTATCGTCAAGCAACGATGACACTGTTTCTTTGGTAGCTGGAATCTCATCGACTGATAAATCTGAAAATTCTGGTGCCTATGAAGACATTGATTATTCCATGAATTCAGGGATGTCTCAGGATGATTCTAATCTGGCTGAACCTGTTTCTGGAACTACTGGTGATGAAACATCTGCTGTTTTAACTGAAGACAGTAATTCCTTAAGGGAGGTTTCTAAGTCGGATCAAGGTATCCTGATTGATGAGAAACTCGTTCCTGTTGAAGGGCCTGATGGTGGAAGAGGAACTTtgagaaggaaaaggaaataTCGTGTGGATATTCTCCGTTGTGAAAGCTTGGCTGCTCTAGCCCCAGCAACTTTAGATAGGCTATTTCTTCGTGATTATGATATTGCTGTGTCTATAATTCCTCTTCCTCATTCTGCAGTTCTTCCTGGACCAAAGGGTCCCATCCATTTTGGTCCTCCTTGTCATTCTTCCTTGACACCATGGATGAAATTGGTGTTATACTCAACTGTGGGCAGTGGGCCTTTGTCTGTTGTTCTGATGAAAGGACAATGTTTGCGCTTGCTTCCTGCACCATTGGCTGGTTGTGAGAAAGCTCTTATTTGGTCTTGGGATGGTTCTACAATTGGAGGATTGGGAGGCAAGTTTGAAGGGAATTTGGTTAAAGGAGGCGTGCTTTTGCATTGTTTAAATTCACTTCTTAAGTACTCAGCTGTCCTGGTGCAGCCTCTCAGTAGGTATGACCTTGATAAATCTGGAAGAGTCATTACTATGGATATACCATTTCCCCTAAACAACTCTGATGGCTCAATTGCTTGCCTGGAGAATGAACGGGTTCTATCTGAGAAGGAAAATCTGAAATTGAACTCTGTGTTAACTCAGATGACAAATAAGTTGGGATTGTCAACAATTGGTTATGTTCGCAtgttaaaactttttaatGAGAGAGAATCAGACCACTTTGCACCTGATGATGAGAGATTTGAGTGGGTACCATTAAGTGTTGAATTTGGGATGCCCCTTTTTAGCCCAAAATTATGCAACAATATATGTAGAAGAGTTGTATCATCAGAATTGCTTCAATCAGACTCTTTTTCTGGGCATCATGAGGCAATGCAAGGCCTAAGAAAAAGGTTGCGCGATATCTGTGCAGAATATCAGTCGACAGGTCCTGCTGCCAAACTTCTTTACCAGAAAGAGCGATCAAAGGACTCATCTCGGCAGCTTATGAACTATGCCAGCGGAAGATGGAATCCCCTTGTAGACCCTTCTTCTCCCATTTCAGGAGCCTTGAGCGAGCATCAAAGATTAAAACTTGCTATCCGACAGCGTTGCCGGACTGAAGTTCTGAGTTTTGATGGCAGCATTCTAAG ATCATATGCTTTAACTCCAGTATATGAGGCTGCCACCAGGCCTATTGAAGAAACCCCACTGCCAAATACTGTAAAATTGGATCCTGATGAAGCTGATAGTAAAGAAGTGATTCTTCCAGGTGTCAACCTTATTTTTGATGGTGCTGAACTGCACCCATTTGATATAGGTGCTTGCTTACAGGCTCGGCAACCAATTTCCTTGATTGCAGAGGCTGCTGCAGTGTCAGCTTCTGCTGCAATTAAATAG
- the LOC8281701 gene encoding protein FAM91A1 isoform X1, with product MQRVPVTIEEQLILKAIKEECPWENLPKRLQATLTSKEEWHRRIVEHCIKKRLQWNTCFARKVCKEGEYYEDMMRYLRKNLALFPYHLAEYVCRVMRVSPFRYYCDMIFEVMKNEQPYDSIPNFSAADALRLTGIGRNEFIDIMNKCRSKKIMWKLNKSIAKELLPTQPVDFAIEPWWGVCLVNFTLEEFKKLSEEEMATIDKVCKEEANAFILFDPEIVKGLYRRGLIYFDVPVYTDDRFKVSRLEGFVSNRDQSYEDPIEELLYAVFVVSSENATVAELATTLQADLSQLQAAASFACRLGWAEKLIDPGSILQDTSIPGSLSDEEDGARASISSANMFIDGDTTQQGDTSGIENYGPRSSHTRVAFIVDANITSYLMMGSVSPGLKSHAVTLYEAGKLGHASIADLCKDLSTLEGAKFEGELQEFANHAFSLRCILECLLSGGIATDAQVEEICNTMGTLSSSNDDTVSLVAGISSTDKSENSGAYEDIDYSMNSGMSQDDSNLAEPVSGTTGDETSAVLTEDSNSLREVSKSDQGILIDEKLVPVEGPDGGRGTLRRKRKYRVDILRCESLAALAPATLDRLFLRDYDIAVSIIPLPHSAVLPGPKGPIHFGPPCHSSLTPWMKLVLYSTVGSGPLSVVLMKGQCLRLLPAPLAGCEKALIWSWDGSTIGGLGGKFEGNLVKGGVLLHCLNSLLKYSAVLVQPLSRYDLDKSGRVITMDIPFPLNNSDGSIACLENERVLSEKENLKLNSVLTQMTNKLGLSTIGYVRMLKLFNERESDHFAPDDERFEWVPLSVEFGMPLFSPKLCNNICRRVVSSELLQSDSFSGHHEAMQGLRKRLRDICAEYQSTGPAAKLLYQKERSKDSSRQLMNYASGRWNPLVDPSSPISGALSEHQRLKLAIRQRCRTEVLSFDGSILRSYALTPVYEAATRPIEETPLPNTVKLDPDEADSKEVILPGVNLIFDGAELHPFDIGACLQARQPISLIAEAAAVSASAAIK from the exons GATAGTTGAACATTGTATAAAGAAAAGACTTCAATGGAACACCTGTTTTGCTCGGAAAGTATGCAAAGAAGGTGAATATTATGAAGACATGATGCGTTACTTGCGAAAGAATCTGGCG CTGTTCCCATATCACCTTGCAGAGTATGTTTGCCGTGTGATGAGGGTATCACCTTTCAGATATTACTGTGATATGATATTTGAGGTCATGAAGAATG AGCAACCATATGATAGCATCCCAAATTTTAGTGCTGCTGATGCTTTGCGGCTTACAGGAATTGGGAGAAATGAATTTATTGATATCATGAACAAGTGCAGATCTAAG AAAATCATGTGGAAGCTGAACAAATCAATTGCCAAAGAACTTCTACCTACACAGCCCGTCGACTTTGCAATTGAGCCATGGTGGGGAGTCTGTCTTGTCAACTTTACCCTAGAAGAATTTAAG AAACTctcagaagaagaaatggcaACAATAGATAAAGTTTGCAAGGAGGAAGCAAATGCATTTATCCTATTTGATCCCGAGATTGTGAAAGGTTTATATCGACGGGGACTAATCTATTTTGATGTGCCTGTCTACACTGATGACCGCTTCAAAG TTTCCAGGCTTGAAGGGTTTGTTTCAAATAGGGATCAGTCTTATGAAGATCCTATCGAGGA GTTACTCTATGCAGTTTTTGTTGTTTCTAGCGAGAATGCTACTGTTGCTGAGCTGGCAACAACATTGCAGGCCGACCTTTCTCAACTGCAGGCTGCTGCATCCTTTGCTTGCCGACTGGGATGGGCAGAGAAATTGATTGATCCAGGATCTATTCTTCAAGATACAAGCATACCTGGCTCTCTCAGTGATGAAGAAGATGGCGCCCGTGCTAGTATAAGCTCAGCAAATATGTTCATTGATGGTGATACTACTCAACAAGGAGATACTTCTGGAATAGAAAACTATGGGCCACGTTCTAGCCATACTCGTGTTGcttttattgttgatgctaATATAACATCCTATCTTATGATGGGATCTGTTTCACCAG GCTTGAAATCTCATGCTGTAACGTTATATGAGGCAGGGAAATTAGGTCATGCTAGCATTGCAGATCTTTGCAAGGATCTGAGTACATTAGAGGGTGCAAAATTTGAGGGAGAATTGCAAGAATTTGCAAATCATGCCTTTAGCCTCCGTTGTATCCTGGAATGCCTCCTATCAGGTGGAATTGCTACCGATGCACAAGTGGAAGAAATTTGCAATACGATGGGCACATTATCGTCAAGCAACGATGACACTGTTTCTTTGGTAGCTGGAATCTCATCGACTGATAAATCTGAAAATTCTGGTGCCTATGAAGACATTGATTATTCCATGAATTCAGGGATGTCTCAGGATGATTCTAATCTGGCTGAACCTGTTTCTGGAACTACTGGTGATGAAACATCTGCTGTTTTAACTGAAGACAGTAATTCCTTAAGGGAGGTTTCTAAGTCGGATCAAGGTATCCTGATTGATGAGAAACTCGTTCCTGTTGAAGGGCCTGATGGTGGAAGAGGAACTTtgagaaggaaaaggaaataTCGTGTGGATATTCTCCGTTGTGAAAGCTTGGCTGCTCTAGCCCCAGCAACTTTAGATAGGCTATTTCTTCGTGATTATGATATTGCTGTGTCTATAATTCCTCTTCCTCATTCTGCAGTTCTTCCTGGACCAAAGGGTCCCATCCATTTTGGTCCTCCTTGTCATTCTTCCTTGACACCATGGATGAAATTGGTGTTATACTCAACTGTGGGCAGTGGGCCTTTGTCTGTTGTTCTGATGAAAGGACAATGTTTGCGCTTGCTTCCTGCACCATTGGCTGGTTGTGAGAAAGCTCTTATTTGGTCTTGGGATGGTTCTACAATTGGAGGATTGGGAGGCAAGTTTGAAGGGAATTTGGTTAAAGGAGGCGTGCTTTTGCATTGTTTAAATTCACTTCTTAAGTACTCAGCTGTCCTGGTGCAGCCTCTCAGTAGGTATGACCTTGATAAATCTGGAAGAGTCATTACTATGGATATACCATTTCCCCTAAACAACTCTGATGGCTCAATTGCTTGCCTGGAGAATGAACGGGTTCTATCTGAGAAGGAAAATCTGAAATTGAACTCTGTGTTAACTCAGATGACAAATAAGTTGGGATTGTCAACAATTGGTTATGTTCGCAtgttaaaactttttaatGAGAGAGAATCAGACCACTTTGCACCTGATGATGAGAGATTTGAGTGGGTACCATTAAGTGTTGAATTTGGGATGCCCCTTTTTAGCCCAAAATTATGCAACAATATATGTAGAAGAGTTGTATCATCAGAATTGCTTCAATCAGACTCTTTTTCTGGGCATCATGAGGCAATGCAAGGCCTAAGAAAAAGGTTGCGCGATATCTGTGCAGAATATCAGTCGACAGGTCCTGCTGCCAAACTTCTTTACCAGAAAGAGCGATCAAAGGACTCATCTCGGCAGCTTATGAACTATGCCAGCGGAAGATGGAATCCCCTTGTAGACCCTTCTTCTCCCATTTCAGGAGCCTTGAGCGAGCATCAAAGATTAAAACTTGCTATCCGACAGCGTTGCCGGACTGAAGTTCTGAGTTTTGATGGCAGCATTCTAAG ATCATATGCTTTAACTCCAGTATATGAGGCTGCCACCAGGCCTATTGAAGAAACCCCACTGCCAAATACTGTAAAATTGGATCCTGATGAAGCTGATAGTAAAGAAGTGATTCTTCCAGGTGTCAACCTTATTTTTGATGGTGCTGAACTGCACCCATTTGATATAGGTGCTTGCTTACAGGCTCGGCAACCAATTTCCTTGATTGCAGAGGCTGCTGCAGTGTCAGCTTCTGCTGCAATTAAATAG
- the LOC8281702 gene encoding isoamylase 3, chloroplastic: MLRSPLPLHYDSISAAKMPLFALSFANNSTHISPCTGAFRAVDMGLKLCKQAFRSSSHRNISQSRRRAKHRTPNVYARGAQERVLQEEKVSQMSEMTPSFNLYPGQAFPLGVSEVDNGINFALFSQHATSVTLCLLLPQRGGSDSTDGGMIELDLDPRMNKTGDIWHICVEDLPRSSVLYGYRVDGPHNWDQGHRFDRSIVLLDPYAKLIEGRRYFGDATHKLSKFLGTYDFDSLPFDWGENYKLPNIPEKDLVIYEMNIRAFTADKSSGLEPKICGSYLGVIEKIPHLLELGVNAVELLPVFEFDEFELQRRPNPRDHMINTWGYSTINFFAPMSRYASGGGGPCNASREFKEMVKALHGAGIEVILDVVYNHTNEADDKNPYTTSFRGIDNMIYYMLDLNNKNQLLNFSGCGNTLNCNHPVVMELILESLRHWVTEYHVDGFRFDLASVLCRGTDGTPLNAPPVIRAIAKDAILSRCKIISEPWDCGGLYLVGKFPNWDRWAEWNGMYRDDIRRYIKGDSGMKGSFATRVAGSADLYRVNKRKPFHSVNFVIAHDGFTLHDLVSYNFKHNDANGEGGNDGSNDNFSWNCGFEGETDDPNIKALRSRQMKNFHLALMISQGTPMMLMGDEYGHTRYGNNNSYGHDTSINNFQWELLAAQRNDHFQFFSEVIKFRRTHQVFRHDNFLNQNDVTWHEDNWDNYESKFLAFTLHESNGADIYLAFNAHDYFIKVLIPPPPSKRSWFRVADTNLKSPDDFVPEGVPGIGSAYNVAPYSSILLEAKLT, from the exons ATGCTTCGGTCACCACTTCCACTTCACTATGATTCCATTTCCGCTGCTAAAATGCCTCTCTTTGCATTATCATTTGCAAACAACAGCACTCACATTTCTCCTTGTACTGGAGCTTTCCGTGCTGTTGATATGGG ATTGAAGTTATGTAAACAAGCCTTTCGTAGCAGTAGCCATCGAAATATCAGTCAG TCACGACGTCGTGCTAAGCATAGAACACCTAACGTTTATGCTCGCGGAGCTCAAGAACGTGTGCTTCAG GAAGAAAAAGTGTCTCAAATGTCAGAAATGACGCCGTCTTTTAATCTATATCCAGGCCAGGCATTTCCATTAGGAGTGTCTGAAGTTGATAACGGGATCAATTTTGCTCTCTTTTCCCAGCATGCTACTTCTGTTACTCTTTGCCTATTACTTCCTCAAAg gGGAGGGAGTGATAGTACGGATGGTGGAATGATTGAGCTGGATTTGGACCCTCGCATGAATAAAACAGGAGACATTTGGCATATCTGTGTTGAG GATTTGCCTCGGAGCAGTGTGCTTTATGGTTATCGAGTGGATGGTCCACATAATTGGGATCAAGGGCATCGATTTGACAGGAGCATCGTGCTTTTAGATCCTTATGCTAAGCTAATTGAAGGTCGCCGATATTTTGGAGATGCTACCCACAAGCTGTCTAAATTTCTTGGAACTTATGATTTTGATAGTTTGCCTTTTGACTGGGGAGAAAACTACAAGCTTCCAAATATACCAGAG AAAGATCTtgttatatatgaaatgaataTCCGTGCATTTACAGCTGATAAATCTAGCGGCTTGGAGCCAAAAATATGTGGGAGTTACCTTGGTGTAATTGAGAAG ATCCCACACCTTCTAGAGCTTGGTGTCAATGCAGTGGAGTTGCTGCCAgtatttgaatttgatgagTTTGAGCTTCAGAGGCGTCCAAACCCAAGAGATCACATG aTCAATACATGGGGCTACTCAACCATAAATTTCTTTGCTCCTATGAGTCGCTATGCCAGTGGTGGCGGAGGACCTTGTAATGCTTCTCGGGAGTTTAAGGAAATGGTTAAAGCCTTGCATGGTGCTGGGATCGAG GTTATTTTGGATGTTGTCTATAATCACACAAATGAGGCTGACGACAAAAACCCTtataccacttcatttcgTGGGATAGATAATATG ATTTATTACATGTTGGATCTAAACAACAAGAATCAGTTGCTGAACTTTTCTGGATGTG GGAACACATTAAACTGTAACCATCCTGTGGTCATGGAGCTCATCCTGGAAAGCCTAAGACATTG GGTCACTGAATATCATGTGGATGGATTCCGATTTGACCTTGCAAGTGTACTTTGTCGAGGAACAGATGGTACTCCTCTTAATGCTCCTCCGGTCATTAGG GCAATTGCCAAAGATGCTATCCTGTCAAGATGTAAAATTATTTCAGAACCCTGGGATTGTGGAGGTCTTTATCTGGTTGGAAAATTTCCTAACTGGGATAG GTGGGCTGAATGGAATGGGATGTATCGTGATGACATTAGAAGATATATCAAG GGTGACTCTGGTATGAAAGGGAGTTTTGCAACTCGTGTTGCTGGATCAGCTGACCTGTACAGA GTGAATAAGCGCAAGCCCTTCCATAGTGTTAACTTTGTAATAGCCCACGACGGGTTCACACTACATGATCTTGTTTCATACAATTTTAAG CACAATGATGCTAATGGAGAAGGTGGAAATGATGGAAGCAATGACAATTTTAGCTGGAATTGTGGATTTGAAG GAGAGACTGATGATCCTAATATAAAAGCTCTACGGTCCCGGCAAATGAAAAATTTCCATTTAGCATTAATGATATCTCAG GGAACACCAATGATGTTAATGGGGGATGAATATGGGCATACTAGGTATGGAAATAACAACAGCTATGGACATGACACTTCTATTAACAATTTCCAGTGGGAACTT TTGGCTGCACAAAGGAATGATCACTTCCAATTTTTCTCTGAGGTTATAAAGTTTCGACGAACGCATCAAGTATTTCGCCATGACAATTTTCTCAACCAA AATGATGTGACATGGCATGAAGATAACTGGGACAATTATGAAAGTAAATTCCTCGCATTCAC GCTTCACGAGAGCAATGGAGCAGACATCTATCTGGCATTTAATGCTCATGACTACTTCATTAAAGTTTTGATACCCCCACCACCATCAAAAAGGAGTTGGTTTCGTGTG GCGGACACCAATCTTAAATCTCCAGATGACTTTGTTCCTGAAGGCGTCCCAGGCATTGGAAGTGCCTATAATGTAGCTCCATACTCTTCCATTCTTCTTGAAGCTAAACTAACATAA
- the LOC8281701 gene encoding protein FAM91A1 isoform X2 has protein sequence MRVSPFRYYCDMIFEVMKNEQPYDSIPNFSAADALRLTGIGRNEFIDIMNKCRSKKIMWKLNKSIAKELLPTQPVDFAIEPWWGVCLVNFTLEEFKKLSEEEMATIDKVCKEEANAFILFDPEIVKGLYRRGLIYFDVPVYTDDRFKVSRLEGFVSNRDQSYEDPIEELLYAVFVVSSENATVAELATTLQADLSQLQAAASFACRLGWAEKLIDPGSILQDTSIPGSLSDEEDGARASISSANMFIDGDTTQQGDTSGIENYGPRSSHTRVAFIVDANITSYLMMGSVSPGLKSHAVTLYEAGKLGHASIADLCKDLSTLEGAKFEGELQEFANHAFSLRCILECLLSGGIATDAQVEEICNTMGTLSSSNDDTVSLVAGISSTDKSENSGAYEDIDYSMNSGMSQDDSNLAEPVSGTTGDETSAVLTEDSNSLREVSKSDQGILIDEKLVPVEGPDGGRGTLRRKRKYRVDILRCESLAALAPATLDRLFLRDYDIAVSIIPLPHSAVLPGPKGPIHFGPPCHSSLTPWMKLVLYSTVGSGPLSVVLMKGQCLRLLPAPLAGCEKALIWSWDGSTIGGLGGKFEGNLVKGGVLLHCLNSLLKYSAVLVQPLSRYDLDKSGRVITMDIPFPLNNSDGSIACLENERVLSEKENLKLNSVLTQMTNKLGLSTIGYVRMLKLFNERESDHFAPDDERFEWVPLSVEFGMPLFSPKLCNNICRRVVSSELLQSDSFSGHHEAMQGLRKRLRDICAEYQSTGPAAKLLYQKERSKDSSRQLMNYASGRWNPLVDPSSPISGALSEHQRLKLAIRQRCRTEVLSFDGSILRSYALTPVYEAATRPIEETPLPNTVKLDPDEADSKEVILPGVNLIFDGAELHPFDIGACLQARQPISLIAEAAAVSASAAIK, from the exons ATGAGGGTATCACCTTTCAGATATTACTGTGATATGATATTTGAGGTCATGAAGAATG AGCAACCATATGATAGCATCCCAAATTTTAGTGCTGCTGATGCTTTGCGGCTTACAGGAATTGGGAGAAATGAATTTATTGATATCATGAACAAGTGCAGATCTAAG AAAATCATGTGGAAGCTGAACAAATCAATTGCCAAAGAACTTCTACCTACACAGCCCGTCGACTTTGCAATTGAGCCATGGTGGGGAGTCTGTCTTGTCAACTTTACCCTAGAAGAATTTAAG AAACTctcagaagaagaaatggcaACAATAGATAAAGTTTGCAAGGAGGAAGCAAATGCATTTATCCTATTTGATCCCGAGATTGTGAAAGGTTTATATCGACGGGGACTAATCTATTTTGATGTGCCTGTCTACACTGATGACCGCTTCAAAG TTTCCAGGCTTGAAGGGTTTGTTTCAAATAGGGATCAGTCTTATGAAGATCCTATCGAGGA GTTACTCTATGCAGTTTTTGTTGTTTCTAGCGAGAATGCTACTGTTGCTGAGCTGGCAACAACATTGCAGGCCGACCTTTCTCAACTGCAGGCTGCTGCATCCTTTGCTTGCCGACTGGGATGGGCAGAGAAATTGATTGATCCAGGATCTATTCTTCAAGATACAAGCATACCTGGCTCTCTCAGTGATGAAGAAGATGGCGCCCGTGCTAGTATAAGCTCAGCAAATATGTTCATTGATGGTGATACTACTCAACAAGGAGATACTTCTGGAATAGAAAACTATGGGCCACGTTCTAGCCATACTCGTGTTGcttttattgttgatgctaATATAACATCCTATCTTATGATGGGATCTGTTTCACCAG GCTTGAAATCTCATGCTGTAACGTTATATGAGGCAGGGAAATTAGGTCATGCTAGCATTGCAGATCTTTGCAAGGATCTGAGTACATTAGAGGGTGCAAAATTTGAGGGAGAATTGCAAGAATTTGCAAATCATGCCTTTAGCCTCCGTTGTATCCTGGAATGCCTCCTATCAGGTGGAATTGCTACCGATGCACAAGTGGAAGAAATTTGCAATACGATGGGCACATTATCGTCAAGCAACGATGACACTGTTTCTTTGGTAGCTGGAATCTCATCGACTGATAAATCTGAAAATTCTGGTGCCTATGAAGACATTGATTATTCCATGAATTCAGGGATGTCTCAGGATGATTCTAATCTGGCTGAACCTGTTTCTGGAACTACTGGTGATGAAACATCTGCTGTTTTAACTGAAGACAGTAATTCCTTAAGGGAGGTTTCTAAGTCGGATCAAGGTATCCTGATTGATGAGAAACTCGTTCCTGTTGAAGGGCCTGATGGTGGAAGAGGAACTTtgagaaggaaaaggaaataTCGTGTGGATATTCTCCGTTGTGAAAGCTTGGCTGCTCTAGCCCCAGCAACTTTAGATAGGCTATTTCTTCGTGATTATGATATTGCTGTGTCTATAATTCCTCTTCCTCATTCTGCAGTTCTTCCTGGACCAAAGGGTCCCATCCATTTTGGTCCTCCTTGTCATTCTTCCTTGACACCATGGATGAAATTGGTGTTATACTCAACTGTGGGCAGTGGGCCTTTGTCTGTTGTTCTGATGAAAGGACAATGTTTGCGCTTGCTTCCTGCACCATTGGCTGGTTGTGAGAAAGCTCTTATTTGGTCTTGGGATGGTTCTACAATTGGAGGATTGGGAGGCAAGTTTGAAGGGAATTTGGTTAAAGGAGGCGTGCTTTTGCATTGTTTAAATTCACTTCTTAAGTACTCAGCTGTCCTGGTGCAGCCTCTCAGTAGGTATGACCTTGATAAATCTGGAAGAGTCATTACTATGGATATACCATTTCCCCTAAACAACTCTGATGGCTCAATTGCTTGCCTGGAGAATGAACGGGTTCTATCTGAGAAGGAAAATCTGAAATTGAACTCTGTGTTAACTCAGATGACAAATAAGTTGGGATTGTCAACAATTGGTTATGTTCGCAtgttaaaactttttaatGAGAGAGAATCAGACCACTTTGCACCTGATGATGAGAGATTTGAGTGGGTACCATTAAGTGTTGAATTTGGGATGCCCCTTTTTAGCCCAAAATTATGCAACAATATATGTAGAAGAGTTGTATCATCAGAATTGCTTCAATCAGACTCTTTTTCTGGGCATCATGAGGCAATGCAAGGCCTAAGAAAAAGGTTGCGCGATATCTGTGCAGAATATCAGTCGACAGGTCCTGCTGCCAAACTTCTTTACCAGAAAGAGCGATCAAAGGACTCATCTCGGCAGCTTATGAACTATGCCAGCGGAAGATGGAATCCCCTTGTAGACCCTTCTTCTCCCATTTCAGGAGCCTTGAGCGAGCATCAAAGATTAAAACTTGCTATCCGACAGCGTTGCCGGACTGAAGTTCTGAGTTTTGATGGCAGCATTCTAAG ATCATATGCTTTAACTCCAGTATATGAGGCTGCCACCAGGCCTATTGAAGAAACCCCACTGCCAAATACTGTAAAATTGGATCCTGATGAAGCTGATAGTAAAGAAGTGATTCTTCCAGGTGTCAACCTTATTTTTGATGGTGCTGAACTGCACCCATTTGATATAGGTGCTTGCTTACAGGCTCGGCAACCAATTTCCTTGATTGCAGAGGCTGCTGCAGTGTCAGCTTCTGCTGCAATTAAATAG